Proteins encoded together in one Musa acuminata AAA Group cultivar baxijiao chromosome BXJ3-6, Cavendish_Baxijiao_AAA, whole genome shotgun sequence window:
- the LOC135641386 gene encoding TPD1 protein homolog 1-like: MSPEQLRMRTVIALILLLTFGTTLMCVSGLRATVTSSSSSSSSKSTNRIGNQCSMDDIMLHQDATPPLPSGIPTYTVNVQNLCPLKDGCAMGQIHLSCGKFSSARQINPRIFRRLSINDCLLNDGRPLRPGETISFQYANSFSYPMAVSSATCVPSA; this comes from the exons ATGTCGCCGGAGCAGCTGAGGATGAGAACTGTTATAGCGCTAATCCTTCTGCTTACCTTCG GTACAACCTTGATGTGTGTTAGTGGTTTGCGTGCAACGGTGAcgtcttcgtcctcctcctcttcctccaaatcGACAAATCGGATAGGAAACCAGTGCAGCATGGATGACATCATGTTGCACCAAGACGCGACGCCGCCGCTGCCCAGTGGGATCCCAACGTACACGGTGAATGTGCAGaatctttgcccgttgaaagacGGGTGTGCCATGGGCCAAATCCACCTAAGCTGCGGCAAGTTTAGCAGCGCTCGCCAAATCAACCCCCGCATCTTCCGCCGCCTCAGCATCAACGACTGCCTCCTCAACGACGGCCGCCCCCTCCGCCCGGGCGAAACCATCTCTTTCCAGTACGCCAACTCCTTCTCTTACCCCATGGCTGTTTCCAGCGCCACCTGCGTCCCCTCAGCCTAA